The Tenrec ecaudatus isolate mTenEca1 chromosome 6, mTenEca1.hap1, whole genome shotgun sequence genome has a window encoding:
- the BLOC1S1 gene encoding biogenesis of lysosome-related organelles complex 1 subunit 1, with translation MLSRLLKEHQAKQNERKELQEKRRREAITAATCLTEALVDHLNVGVAQAYMNQRKLDHEVKTLQVQAAQFAKQTGQWIGMVENFNQALKEIGDVENWARSIELDMRTVATALEYVYKGQLQPAPS, from the exons ATGCTGTCCCGCCTGCTGAAAGAGCACCAGGCCAAGCAGAACGAGCGCAAGGAGCTGCAGG aGAAGAGGAGGCGAGAGGCTATTACCGCCGCAACCTGCCTGACAGAAGCTTTGGTGGATCACCTCAATGTGGG TGTGGCTCAAGCCTACATGAACCAGAGGAAGTTGGACCATGAGGTGAAAACCTTGCAGGTTCAGGCCGCCCAGTTTGCTAAGCAGACTGGCCAGTGGATCGGAATGGTGGAGAACTTCAATCAGGCACTCAAG GAAATCGGGGATGTGGAGAACTGGGCTCGGAGCATCGAGCTGGACATGCGCACCGTTGCCACCGCCCTGGAATATGTCTACAAAGGGCAGCTGCAGCCTGCCCCCTCCTAg